A stretch of DNA from Acidovorax carolinensis:
CTGCGCCATGCCTTGCATGGAAATGGTCTGGCCATCTTGCTTCATGCTGGTGATGTAGACGCCATCGGGCAACTGCCTGACGAGCTCATTCAGCAGATGTACCGGCAAATTCCGGTCCGATTGCAGATCCTCCACAGCCTTCTGCCGTGCGCGCAAAGAAGCAATTTCTTCTTCGATGGACGCAATTTCCTTGATTTGCCCCTCAAGGACCTTGATTTCAGTTTGCAGAAAAGCATTCTTTTCTTGCTGGTCCGTAATCATTACCTGGAACCACCAATAGATAGCCCCTGCGATGGCAAGACCCAGCAGAAACGATGCAAACATCGTTGCCTGAAAAGCCTCGCGCCTGCGTTTACGCGCAGCCTCCCGGTGCGGGAGCAGATTGATCAAAATCACTGCAGAAACCTCCGCATAGCCAAACCACATGAAGTGAGATAGGAAGGGGCTTCACGCACCATCTTTTTCAATCGGACGGAACTTCCAATCTCCATTCCGTCAAACGGATTGACTGCACTGCAAGCAAAGCCGGTTTGCTGGGTTACGGCTTCCGTCAAGCCTGGAAGTGGCGCCGATCCGCCGGCAAGCATGATGTGGTCTACCCGGTTGTGCGGGGTACTAGTGAAGAAGAATTGCAGCGCTCGACCAATTTCCTGTGCCATGCTTTCCACAAATGGTCGAAGTACCGCGGCCTGGTAGTCTTCTGGCAGATCTCCATTGCGCTTCTTGCCTTCGGCCTCTTCGACGGAAAAACCATATTGCCGCACGATAAGTTGCGTCAGTTGCGCCCCGCCAAAAGCTTGGTCGCGGTCATACAAGACCTCTTCATTGCGGATGACCTGCATGCTCGTGGTGAGCGCACCGACTTCAAACAAGGCCACAAGAGCATCCACCCCCTTGTTGGGCAGCGCCTCGATCAAGCGGCCGGCAGCAAGCCTTGATGCATGCGATTCGATGTCAACAACCACCGGCTTGAGTCCCGCAGCCTCGGCAAGACCCTGCCTGTCTTGCACCTTTTCACGTCGTGAGGCTGCAATCAGCACATCCACGTCGCCGGGCGCATTCTTGCTGGGCCCAATCACGCAGAAGTCCAGACTGACCTCATCCAGGGAAAAAGGAATGTACTGGTTCGCCTCCGACTCGACCTGGACCTCGAGCTCCTGCTCCGTCATTCCACCGGGCAGCGTGATTCTCTTGGTGATCACCGCAGATGGAGGCAACGCCAAGGCGACATTTTTGGTGCGGGTGCCGCTCTTTTTGACAAGCCGGCGCAAAGCGTCGGCCACTTCATCGAATTTTTCGATGTTACCGTCTGTGATCCAACCACGCTCCAACGGCTCGATAGCGCAACGCTCAAGCACCAGCCCTCCCACCTTGTCATGCCCTAACTCCACCAGCTTGACGCTGGAGGAACTGATGTCGATACCCAGTAGCGGCGCGGACTGGCGGCTAAAAAAAGACCCCGTAGAGATCAAGATTGGTCTCCTGTAACTTGCCAAAATGACGCAACAAAACTTAACATTTCACATGAATGCTATCAGCAAGGTAGTTCACCAGCAAAGCGTTTTAGCCACTTGCGTTCTTTCGAACGTTGTCAAAAGCAGACGATTCTTGGGTGTGCATCTATGTCCTTGATGAACTCGCTATCCGCCGTTGTTTGCCGGTGAGATCACGATCCGACCCAAATTACAGAATCGGATGTTGCCGTTTTTTATAATGGCGGCTCCTTTCCACCCGGAGCGATATGACGCCGCCCACCCCCCCTAAAGCATCTCCAAAGCCAGCAGCAACTTCGACCGGCCGGCGCCCTGGCTGGCTACGCTGGATTTTTCGCGTCTTCCTTTGGATCGGGGGGCTCGGGTTGGCGGGCGGTCTGGCTTTGCTGTTGGTCATTGGTGTGGCGCTCGCCATGGCCTACCCCAATCTTCCAGACGTCTCTGATCTTGCGGACTACCGGCCCAAGCTGCCGTTGCGGGTCTACTCGTCCGAGGGTGCTCTGCTGGGTGAGTTCGGTGATGAACGGCGCAACCTGACCCCCATCAACGAGATCCCCACCGTGGTCAAAGATGCGGTGCTGGCCATTGAAGACACCCGGTTTTTCCAGCATGGCGGCGTCGATTACAAAGGAATGCTGCGCGCAGTCCTTGCCAATCTGGGGCGTGTCAAAAGCCAGGGCGCTTCGACTATCACCATGCAGGTGGCACGTAATGTTTATCTGTCATCGGAAAAAACATTTACGCGGAAAATTTACGAAATCTTACTAACATTCAAACTCGAACATTTGCTCACAAAAGACCAAATTCTCGAGATTTACATGAACCAGATTTACTTGGGTAACCGCGCCTATGGATTTGCAGCGGCAACCGAGGCCTATTTTGGCAAACCGCTGAAATCGGTTTCCATCGCCGAAGCAGCCATGTTGGCGGGGCTGCCCAAGGCGCCCTCTGCGTACAACCCGATCAGCAATCCCAAACGCGCCCGCGCACGCCAGCTCTACATCATTGAACGGATGCAAGAAAACGGCTTCATCACGGCCCAAGAGGCAGCGGCCGCAAAGGTGGAAGAAATCAAAATTCGCTCAGGGCAGGACAACACCCGCGTCCATGCCGAATATGTGGCCGAGATGGTTCGGCAACTGATCTTCAGCCAGTATGGCAATGAGGCATACACCCGCGGCTTGAACGTGTACACGACGCTGAACGCAGCCAACCAGGATGCCGCCTACGCGGCCCTGCGACGCGGCATCATGGACTACGAACGACGCCAGCAGTATCGCGGCCCTGAACAATTCGTGGACCTGCCCAAGGCTCCGGAAGAGGTAGAAGACGCCATCGACGAAGCGCTGGCCAGCCATCCTGACAACGGGGATGTCATGGCAGCGGTGGTGCTGGAGGCGACCGCGCGCAAGATCGTGGCGGCGCGCGCCAACGGCGACACTCTTGAAATCACCGGCGACGGACTCAAACCCGCGCAGTCCGGCCTGAGCGACAAGGCCGCTCCCAACATCAAGATTCGCCGGGGTGCCGTGATTCGCGTGGTCAAGACGCCCAAGAACACCTGGGAAATCACACAGTTGCCGGAGGTAGAGGGCGCCCTGGTGGCCCTTGACCCCCGCACGGGTGCCATCAAGGCGCTGGTGGGCGGCTTTGATTTTGACAAGAACAAGTTCAACCATGCGGCGCAGGCTTGGCGCCAGCCAGGGTCGAGCTTCAAGCCCTTTATTTACTCTGCCGCACTGGAGAAGGGCTTCACTCCGGCCACGGTCGTCAATGACGCTCCCCTCTTCTTTGATGGGGGCGTAACCGGCGGCCAACCCTGGGAACCCAAGAACTACGACGGAAAGTACGACGGTCCCATGACCATGCGGACCGGTCTGGCCAAATCCAAAAACATGGTTTCCATCCGCATCCTGCAGGCAGTCGGCCCCAAGACGGCGCAGGAATGGGTGAGCCGCTTCGGCTTCGACGCTGAAAAGCACCCCGCTTACCTGACCATGGCATTGGGAGCGGGTTCGGTCACACCATTGCAGATGGCGTCGGGGTTCTCGGTATTTGCCAATGGCGGCTATCGCGTCAACCCGTGGCTGATTGCACGGGTGACCGACCACAAAGGCCGCGTGATTTCCGAAAACCCACCTCCTGCAGTCAGCGACCTGCCCCGCGCCATTGATGCACGAAATGCCTTCATCATGGACAACCTGCTGCAGGAAGTCACACGCACAGGGACTGCCGCACGGGCTCAGGCCACCCTCAAGCGGCCGGACCTGCACGGCAAGACAGGCACAACCAACGACTCCGTGGACGCATGGTTTGCCGGTTACCAGCCCACCCTGGCCGCAGTGACCTGGATTGGCTACGACAAGCCCCGCAATCTGGGCAGCCGGGAAACCGGGGGCGGGCTGAGCCTGCCGGTGTGGATCAATTTCATGGAGCGTGCACTCAAGGGAGTGCCCGTCATGGAAACCACTGTGCCGCCTGGCGTGGTGAATGTGGGTGGTGAGTGGTTCTATGAGGAATATGCGCGAAATGCGGGGGTTGCCAACTTGGGCCTGGAAAACCGGGGCACGGCTTCATCACCCGTGGCGCCGCAAGCGCCGCCACCGACCGAAGAGCGCAATCGCATCCTCGATCTCTTCCGCAACTGAATCTCCGCCTCCAGAAGTCGGGGGGGCGCCCTCAACGGGGTCAACCCCATATAACCATCGTTTCCTGCCCCTCCCCCGGCAAGGCCGGGGTGCCTCCCCGACAGATACGGTGATTTCGAGAGCGAGACCGATGCGCCTTTTCAAGCTTTGAATCGAAGCGGTGTACCAGACTGCTGCGCCGCATCCTGGCTCAGGCGGTCAAAGAATTCACCGGCACCTTTGGTGTCTTGCCAGACTGCCCCGTCAAACCGGTAGTGGTAGCCACCCGATTTGGCCGCCATCCAGACCTCATGCAGAGGTTTTTGCAGATTGATGATGATCTGGCTGCGGTTCGGAAATGTCAGGGTCACCATGCCGCCGGTGCGCTGGCTATCCACATCTGCATCGCCCGTGTCATTGATGCGATCGCAGTTGCGCTCCACCGCGAGCAACAGTTTTTCAGCCTGGTCCAGAAATTCAAGGTCGGTCATTACAATTTACGCATGTTGAGAGCTCCCCAAATTCTAGTCAGGACCATTGCCCTTGCTGCGAGCACGGCGGCATTGGTAGGCTGCGGCCAGCGCGGCCCTCTGTATCTCCCCGGGGCGCCCGAGGCCAGGCAACGGGCAACACTGCCTGAAACCCTTTCCCCCGTGCTGATGACTACGCCGGCATCCACCCCCACTTCTCCCGCGTCGGTGCCGCGCTGATGGTGTTCGGCCTGCGGCCATTGCGCAAAAATCAACGATGGGAAGGACGGTAGGCTTGATTTTTATCAAGCACAAATTGCAGGGGTAATCGTACAGTCTGCGCTTTATTGCACCACAGCACCGACATGCCCCTGGAACTCTATCGCGACAAGAATCACGCCTGCCTCATGTTCACCGACCTCATCGAGGAGGACGGGCAAGCGGTTCAAGCCAACCAGTTCCTGATCGTTGACGACGACACCGGCGCCATCATCGACCCGGGTGGCAACCTTGCCTTCAATGAACTGTTCATGGGCATGTCCAAACATTTCGCGCCCGGCAAGCTGTCGTATGTCATCGCGTCGCACGCCGATCCAGACATCATCGCCTCGCTCGACCGCTGGATGACCAGCACCAAGGCGTCGCTGGTGATTTCTCGAGTGTGGGAGCGGTTTGCCCCCCACTTCACCAAGGTGGGCAAGACCGAAAACCGGGTGATCGGCGTGCCGGACAGTGGCGGACATCTGCCACTGGGGCGCCACGAACTGGTGCTGTTGCCAGCGCACTTCATGCACTCCGAGGGCAACTTCCATTTCTACGACCCGGTCAGCCGCATCCTGTTCACCGGCGATCTGGGGGTGTCGATGATGTCGGGGGCCGAGGCGCGCATTCCGGTCACCGATCTGGCGCCGCATATCCCGCGCATGGAGGCTTTTCACCGCCGCTACATGGTGTCCAACAAGATCCTGCGGCTGTGGGTGCGCATGGCGCGCCAGCTGGACATCGCCATGCTGGTGCCTCAACATGGCGCACCCATCATGGGCAAGAAGGCCATCAATGACTTTCTGGACTGGATCGAAAACCTCATGTGCGGCATCGACTTGTTTGATGACCGCGCCTACCAGATTCCGACCGCCCACATCGACCCGGTGAGCCGGCAACTGCGGCCGGCGCTGCGGGCGGTCAACGCCTAGCAACCAAATTTGACCCAAAACCGGTGCTATCGCTCACCAGCAAAGCGCAAGATGCTATATTTAATATAGCAATCAGGAAGGTGTGGCGGTTTTACCGCGCCCCACCGGCGGGGCGGTCCTGAAGGCCATGCGCCGCCACAGGCGCCATCCCAGCAGGGCCGTGAGGATGGCGCCATACACTGCGACTTCCGCAAAGTCGTTCTTGCCGGAGCGCATCCAGAAAAAATGCAGGATAGCCAGTCCGGCCACCCCATACACCGCCCGGTGCAGTGCCTGCCAGAGGCGCCCTCCCAATGCCCGGATGGCACGGTTACACGAGGTTGCCGCCAGCAATACAAGCAGGCAAAACGCCAGGAAGCCCACCAGGATGAAGGGCCGCTTGGCAATGTCGCGGGCGATCTCGCCAAGGTCAAAGCCCATGTCGAACCCGCTGTAGCTCATCAGGTGCAGCAGCGCATAGAAAAACACAAACAGACCCAGCATGCGCCGAAAGCGCGCCAGTTGCGGGCTGGCGGTCATCACGCGCAGCGGTGTCACGGCCAGCACCACACACAGGGCCCGCAAGGTCCAGTCGCCGGTGGCGCGGATCAGTGCTTCGTCGGGGTTCGCGCCCAGGCGGTCGGTGGCGGCCGCATAGGTCAGCCACGCCAGGGGCAGCAGACACAGCACGAACAGCAGGGGTTTCGCCGCCGGATGAAGCAGGTGTTTTCTCATGGCACAGCAGACCGGTCGCCTCGCCGGAAGGTCAGTAGCGGGCGCGTGGGTCAGTAGAACTTCTTGAGATCCATGCCGGCGTAAAGTTGCCCCACCTGGGCCTCGTAGCCGTTGAATATCAGTGTCTTACGCTTCTTGGCAAACAGGCCGTCTTCACCAATACGGCGCTCGGTGGCCTGGCTCCAGCGCGGATGATCCACGTCGGGGTTCACGTTGGAATAGAACCCATATTCCTGTTTGGCCGCCTTGTTCCAGGCCGTGCCCGGCTCTTTCTCCACAAAACGGATCTTGACGATGCTCTTGGCGCTCTTGAAACCGTATTTCCATGGCACCACCAAGCGCACCGGCGCACCGTTCTGGTTGGGCAGCACTTCCCCATACATTCCAAACGCCAGCAAGGTGAGCGGGTGCATGGCCTCGTCCATGCGCAGGCCTTCCACATAGGGCCAGTCGAGCACGCGCGAACCCACGTAGGGCATGGTTGTCTTGTCGGCCAGGGTGACGAATTCCACATATCTGGCGCCACCCTGCGGTTCCACACGCCTGATCAGCTCCGCCAGCGAGTAGCCCACCCAGGGGATGACCATGGACCAGCCCTCCACGCAGCGCAGGCGGTAGATGCGCTCTTCCTGCGCGCTGAGCTTGAGCAGGTCTTCGATGCCGTACTTGCCGGGCTTCTTGACGAGGCCTTCCACCTCCACCGTCCAGGGCGTGGTCTTCAGGGTGTGCGCATTGCGGGCGGGGTCGGCCTTGTCGGTGCCGAATTCGTAGAAGTTGTTGTAGGTGCTCGCATCCTTGTAGTCGGTGAGCTTTTCCATTGAGACAGCCCCCGGCACTGCCGACCTCGCGCCCGCGAGGGGGGCCAGTTTGCCGGGACGCGGAGCCTGTTGTGCGAGCGCTTCACGACCGGCCCAGGATGCCAACGCGGCCCCCGCAGCGCCGCCCGCCATGAGCTTGAGCATCTGGCGACGGTCTTCGTAGACCGAGCGCGGGGTGATTTCGGAGGAATGGGGGTGGTTGAAACCCGAATCGCGCGATGGAATCAGCATGGGTGGCTCCGGTCATTCTCTGGTGGAAACAGCTGTACGGTAGAGCAGGACAACGACTAGTTCGTTCCCTGGACCGCCCAGGTTACACCCAAGACGCAATGGTCACAGGCTTGCTGCCGCAAGCCCGGCACCTCCAGCACGCCATCAAAGCGTGCCGTAGCTGTGCAGGCCGCTCAGAAACATGTTCACGCCCAGAAACGCGAACGTGGTGACCACCAGCCCGACCAGCGCCCACCAGGCGGACACGGTGCCGCGCAGGCCCTTCATGAGGCGCATGTGCAGCCAGGCCGCGTAATTGAGCCAGACGATCAGCGCCCAGGTTTCCTTGGGGTCCCAGCTCCAGTAGCCGCCCCAGGCCTCGGCGGCCCACAGGGCGCCCAGCACGGTGGCAATGGTGAAGAACGCAAAGCCCACGGCGATGGACTTGTACATCACATCGTCTAGGATCTCGAACGACGGCAGGCGCGCCGCAATGCGCTTGCGGCCAAGCAGAATGCCCGCCACGATGAGGGCGGAGACACCGAAATACACCATCCAGTAGCTGCTGCCCGCCTCGCCACCAGCCTGGCGAAAGACCACGGGCTCAAAGCACAGCACCACGCCCAGCAGCCACAGGGGCGCCAGCTTGTACCAGCGGGTCTCGCTGGCCTGTTGCTTGATCAGGTAGGCAAAAGCCACCATGGCCGCCAGCGCGAAGGTGCCATAGCCGATGAAGTTGGCGGGCACATGCAGCTTCATCCACCAGCTCTTGAGGGCAGGCACCAGGGGCTGGATTTCGTGCGCCTCGCGCACCACGGTGTACCAGAGCAAAAAGCCTACGGCGGCACTGACCACCAGCATGACGAAGCCGCCCAGAGCGCGCGTGCCGTACTGCTGTTCGTAATACAGGTAGAACGCCGCCGTCATCCAGCAGAACATCACGAACACTTCGTAGAGATTGCTCACCGGGATGTGGCCGACATCGCTGCCGATGAGATAGCTTTCGTACCAGCGCACCAGGGTGCCAATCAGCGCCATACCCACAGCCACCCACGCAATGCGTGAACCAATCAGGCTCATGGTGTGGCCTTCGCCACGCGCAAACATGCCCATCCAGTAAAACGCCGTGCTCATGAAAAAGAGCATGCTCATCCACAAGATGGCCGACTGGCTGGACAGGAAGTATTTGAGGCCGAAAACGCTTTCGGCCCGCGCAAGGCTGCCCGCGCCATCCTGCTGGTACAGACCGATGGCCACCAGGGCCAG
This window harbors:
- a CDS encoding PilN domain-containing protein gives rise to the protein MILINLLPHREAARKRRREAFQATMFASFLLGLAIAGAIYWWFQVMITDQQEKNAFLQTEIKVLEGQIKEIASIEEEIASLRARQKAVEDLQSDRNLPVHLLNELVRQLPDGVYITSMKQDGQTISMQGMAQSNERVSEMLRNLTNNTPWFSKPELVEIVASNVALTPRDQRRVGAFNLRFQLVRSSEAQKAMDAASSAVAASAGK
- a CDS encoding pilus assembly protein PilM — protein: MISTGSFFSRQSAPLLGIDISSSSVKLVELGHDKVGGLVLERCAIEPLERGWITDGNIEKFDEVADALRRLVKKSGTRTKNVALALPPSAVITKRITLPGGMTEQELEVQVESEANQYIPFSLDEVSLDFCVIGPSKNAPGDVDVLIAASRREKVQDRQGLAEAAGLKPVVVDIESHASRLAAGRLIEALPNKGVDALVALFEVGALTTSMQVIRNEEVLYDRDQAFGGAQLTQLIVRQYGFSVEEAEGKKRNGDLPEDYQAAVLRPFVESMAQEIGRALQFFFTSTPHNRVDHIMLAGGSAPLPGLTEAVTQQTGFACSAVNPFDGMEIGSSVRLKKMVREAPSYLTSCGLAMRRFLQ
- a CDS encoding penicillin-binding protein 1A, giving the protein MTPPTPPKASPKPAATSTGRRPGWLRWIFRVFLWIGGLGLAGGLALLLVIGVALAMAYPNLPDVSDLADYRPKLPLRVYSSEGALLGEFGDERRNLTPINEIPTVVKDAVLAIEDTRFFQHGGVDYKGMLRAVLANLGRVKSQGASTITMQVARNVYLSSEKTFTRKIYEILLTFKLEHLLTKDQILEIYMNQIYLGNRAYGFAAATEAYFGKPLKSVSIAEAAMLAGLPKAPSAYNPISNPKRARARQLYIIERMQENGFITAQEAAAAKVEEIKIRSGQDNTRVHAEYVAEMVRQLIFSQYGNEAYTRGLNVYTTLNAANQDAAYAALRRGIMDYERRQQYRGPEQFVDLPKAPEEVEDAIDEALASHPDNGDVMAAVVLEATARKIVAARANGDTLEITGDGLKPAQSGLSDKAAPNIKIRRGAVIRVVKTPKNTWEITQLPEVEGALVALDPRTGAIKALVGGFDFDKNKFNHAAQAWRQPGSSFKPFIYSAALEKGFTPATVVNDAPLFFDGGVTGGQPWEPKNYDGKYDGPMTMRTGLAKSKNMVSIRILQAVGPKTAQEWVSRFGFDAEKHPAYLTMALGAGSVTPLQMASGFSVFANGGYRVNPWLIARVTDHKGRVISENPPPAVSDLPRAIDARNAFIMDNLLQEVTRTGTAARAQATLKRPDLHGKTGTTNDSVDAWFAGYQPTLAAVTWIGYDKPRNLGSRETGGGLSLPVWINFMERALKGVPVMETTVPPGVVNVGGEWFYEEYARNAGVANLGLENRGTASSPVAPQAPPPTEERNRILDLFRN
- the cyaY gene encoding iron donor protein CyaY; this encodes MTDLEFLDQAEKLLLAVERNCDRINDTGDADVDSQRTGGMVTLTFPNRSQIIINLQKPLHEVWMAAKSGGYHYRFDGAVWQDTKGAGEFFDRLSQDAAQQSGTPLRFKA
- the lptM gene encoding LPS translocon maturation chaperone LptM; protein product: MLRAPQILVRTIALAASTAALVGCGQRGPLYLPGAPEARQRATLPETLSPVLMTTPASTPTSPASVPR
- a CDS encoding MBL fold metallo-hydrolase; protein product: MPLELYRDKNHACLMFTDLIEEDGQAVQANQFLIVDDDTGAIIDPGGNLAFNELFMGMSKHFAPGKLSYVIASHADPDIIASLDRWMTSTKASLVISRVWERFAPHFTKVGKTENRVIGVPDSGGHLPLGRHELVLLPAHFMHSEGNFHFYDPVSRILFTGDLGVSMMSGAEARIPVTDLAPHIPRMEAFHRRYMVSNKILRLWVRMARQLDIAMLVPQHGAPIMGKKAINDFLDWIENLMCGIDLFDDRAYQIPTAHIDPVSRQLRPALRAVNA
- a CDS encoding sulfite oxidase heme-binding subunit YedZ, whose translation is MRKHLLHPAAKPLLFVLCLLPLAWLTYAAATDRLGANPDEALIRATGDWTLRALCVVLAVTPLRVMTASPQLARFRRMLGLFVFFYALLHLMSYSGFDMGFDLGEIARDIAKRPFILVGFLAFCLLVLLAATSCNRAIRALGGRLWQALHRAVYGVAGLAILHFFWMRSGKNDFAEVAVYGAILTALLGWRLWRRMAFRTAPPVGRGKTATPS
- the msrP gene encoding protein-methionine-sulfoxide reductase catalytic subunit MsrP — encoded protein: MLIPSRDSGFNHPHSSEITPRSVYEDRRQMLKLMAGGAAGAALASWAGREALAQQAPRPGKLAPLAGARSAVPGAVSMEKLTDYKDASTYNNFYEFGTDKADPARNAHTLKTTPWTVEVEGLVKKPGKYGIEDLLKLSAQEERIYRLRCVEGWSMVIPWVGYSLAELIRRVEPQGGARYVEFVTLADKTTMPYVGSRVLDWPYVEGLRMDEAMHPLTLLAFGMYGEVLPNQNGAPVRLVVPWKYGFKSAKSIVKIRFVEKEPGTAWNKAAKQEYGFYSNVNPDVDHPRWSQATERRIGEDGLFAKKRKTLIFNGYEAQVGQLYAGMDLKKFY
- the ccsB gene encoding c-type cytochrome biogenesis protein CcsB: MNTATTTTISLNEGFFSRRNWFDWLFAAIVAAGGLYALQRYGSYMDVYEKGILLAAIPCTIWLGWFWRPLRVLMLVVVALALVAIGLYQQDGAGSLARAESVFGLKYFLSSQSAILWMSMLFFMSTAFYWMGMFARGEGHTMSLIGSRIAWVAVGMALIGTLVRWYESYLIGSDVGHIPVSNLYEVFVMFCWMTAAFYLYYEQQYGTRALGGFVMLVVSAAVGFLLWYTVVREAHEIQPLVPALKSWWMKLHVPANFIGYGTFALAAMVAFAYLIKQQASETRWYKLAPLWLLGVVLCFEPVVFRQAGGEAGSSYWMVYFGVSALIVAGILLGRKRIAARLPSFEILDDVMYKSIAVGFAFFTIATVLGALWAAEAWGGYWSWDPKETWALIVWLNYAAWLHMRLMKGLRGTVSAWWALVGLVVTTFAFLGVNMFLSGLHSYGTL